Proteins encoded together in one Salmo trutta chromosome 3, fSalTru1.1, whole genome shotgun sequence window:
- the LOC115171521 gene encoding actin-3-like — translation MDNDTFVDPILPSEGPAKVAKLIRVNEGKSQEKKKSFKSKNTSPDNPKLKKSSKSSKPKTELDEEESSPKAKGIVKCTKAVVIDVGTGYLKTGFAGADAPSCVIPSVVGLARKGPLDYKHGYVGREILETLDISYISPVHNGIVTEWDAMERLWEYAFKTLGIPSEEHAVLLCDPPLSPTTNREKLAEIMFESFSTPAMFIENQSVLSMYSYGRTSGLVLECGHGCSYAVPIDDGHYMPSYTCRAEYAGRSLDLYLQKLLQESGKGFSFDKLGLMDDIKAKCCYVAPDIDIELRVCEMVQYKLPDGNYISLGNERSLCPEVLFQPNLIGSREPGLHIMVMNCINKCDIRLKSDMLQNILICGGSTMFSGLPERLQSELNQIAPCGGTTIVASQERQNTVWLGGSILASLSSFQSLWIQRKDYEEKGPFAIYRKCF, via the coding sequence ATAACGACACTTTTGTGGATCCCATTCTTCCAAGTGAGGGTCCTGCAAAAGTCGCAAAGTTGATCAGAGTGAATGAAGGGAAAAGTCAGGAAAAGAAAAAGTCTTTCAAGTCAAAAAACACCTCTCCGGATAACCCTAAACTGAAGAAGTCATCCAAATCATCTAAACCGAAAACAGAGCTTGATGAAGAGGAGTCGAGTCCAAAGGCAAAGGGTATCGTGAAGTGCACCAAGGCGGTAGTCATCGATGTCGGTACAGGATACCTGAAAACCGGGTTTGCTGGGGCGGATGCGCCCTCCTGCGTAATTCCCAGTGTTGTAGGTTTGGCGCGCAAAGGCCCCTTGGATTACAAGCACGGCTATGTGGGGAGGGAAATTCTAGAAACACTAGACATATCCTACATCAGCCCGGTGCATAATGGCATAGTAACAGAATGGGATGCAATGGAGAGACTGTGGGAATACGCGTTCAAAACGCTGGGTATCCCAAGCGAGGAGCACGCCGTGCTTTTGTGTGACCCTCCTCTTAGTCCGACCACCAACAGAGAAAAACTCGCCGAAATCATGTTCGAGAGCTTCAGCACTCCAGCCATGTTTATTGAAAACCAGTCCGTTTTATCCATGTATTCCTATGGCAGAACTAGCGGACTGGTTTTGGAATGCGGGCATGGATGCTCTTACGCAGTTCCCATTGACGACGGCCACTACATGCCAAGTTACACCTGTCGTGCAGAATATGCAGGACGAAGCCTTGACCTTTACTTGCAGAAGTTACTGCAGGAGTCTGGAAAAGGGTTTTCTTTTGACAAATTAGGCCTAATGGATGACATCAAGGCAAAATGTTGCTATGTAGCCCCTGATATAGACATTGAATTAAGAGTTTGTGAAATGGTGCAATACAAACTTCCAGATGGGAATTATATCTCACTGGGAAATGAGCGTTCTCTTTGTCCAGAGGTGCTATTCCAGCCAAATCTGATTGGATCCCGTGAGCCAGGACTTCATATTATGGTCATGAACTGTATCAATAAATGTGACATCAGATTGAAGAGTGACATGCTACAGAATATCCTAATATGTGGCGGCTCCACAATGTTCAGTGGTCTTCCTGAACGGCTGCAGAGCGAGCTCAACCAGATAGCACCATGTGGTGGGACTACCATTGTGGCATCCCAGGAGCGTCAAAACACAGTGTGGCTTGGAGGTTCAATCCTTGCCTCCCTGTCCTCTTTCCAGTCACTTTGGATTCAGAGGAAAGACTATGAGGAGAAAGGGCCCTTTGCCATTTATCGAAAATGTTTCTGA